One region of Bradyrhizobium betae genomic DNA includes:
- a CDS encoding MBL fold metallo-hydrolase yields MKQLQIGDITIDAVIEREGPWRRPQDFFLAYDEGVFARHLPTMEPEVFDAARGMMVITYQTFVVRTPRYTILVDTCTGEDKGHPPPFDFPGKERWRNELFALGIGFEQIDYVFCTHLHIDHTGWNTSLRDGRWVPTFPNAKYVFHKGEYAAWEAENAKGNNPPGTVFRDNCLPIVEAGQALLVDDDYALDDTVTLTPTPGHSPCHCCVNIFSKGQRAVVAGDLMHHQIQCREPDWSAKPDWDAKISAVSRRKFFASVADTDTLILPIHFPAPTVGLIRPLDGAFDYRFKRG; encoded by the coding sequence ATGAAGCAGCTGCAGATAGGCGACATCACCATCGATGCGGTGATCGAGCGGGAGGGGCCGTGGCGGCGGCCGCAGGATTTTTTCCTGGCTTATGACGAGGGCGTGTTCGCCCGCCATCTGCCGACCATGGAGCCGGAGGTGTTCGATGCCGCGCGCGGCATGATGGTGATCACCTATCAGACCTTCGTGGTGCGCACGCCGCGCTACACCATCCTGGTCGATACCTGCACCGGCGAGGACAAGGGGCATCCGCCGCCGTTCGACTTTCCCGGCAAGGAGCGCTGGCGCAACGAGCTGTTCGCGCTCGGCATCGGCTTCGAGCAGATCGACTATGTGTTCTGCACCCATCTACACATCGATCACACCGGCTGGAATACGAGCTTGCGCGACGGCCGCTGGGTGCCGACGTTTCCGAATGCGAAGTACGTCTTCCACAAGGGCGAGTATGCGGCGTGGGAGGCGGAGAACGCCAAGGGCAATAATCCACCCGGGACCGTGTTTCGCGACAATTGCCTGCCGATCGTCGAGGCCGGGCAGGCGCTGCTGGTGGATGACGATTATGCGCTCGACGACACCGTCACGCTGACGCCGACGCCGGGGCATTCGCCCTGCCATTGCTGCGTGAACATTTTCTCGAAGGGCCAGCGCGCGGTGGTCGCGGGCGACCTCATGCATCACCAGATCCAGTGCCGCGAGCCGGACTGGTCGGCCAAGCCGGACTGGGATGCGAAGATATCGGCAGTGTCGCGGCGAAAATTCTTCGCCTCGGTGGCCGACACCGACACGCTGATCCTGCCGATCCATTTCCCGGCGCCGACGGTCGGGCTGATCAGACCGCTGGACGGGGCGTTCGACTACCGGTTCAAGCGGGGGTGA